Genomic DNA from Mus musculus strain C57BL/6J chromosome 11, GRCm38.p6 C57BL/6J:
CTTCCTCCTAGGAGGTTTTTAGTTAGGAAAAAGAAAGTCGATTGGTCACTTTTGTTAGCTGGTCTGCACTTGGTATAACTGAGAAAGCTCACTGGTGTCTCAAGGAGGCACCTGCGAGTGGGAACATCCCTCTTCTGCCTTCCTATGCTAGCAGTCACCGGCGCTGCCCTGCTCCTCGTGTGCGCTTAGTCTCTTCGTTCCTAATAATTACAGGAAAAAGTCAGATCTGTGGCCCTTGGCCCTAAAGAGCTTAAGTTTGATAAAGAAATTTAGATTTGGTAGGAAAGGGATAAATGCTAGAGGATATATTTCAGAACATAGTGAGCCTAAGGGTACTAGCAACCGACCGATGCATTGCAGCCACACAGACTAGACACTGACCCTGTATCAGCTGGGCAGATCCCTATATTTCAAGGATGTAAGCAGAGCTCCTGTTCACTCATACTTTCCTTGGTggactcctgctttctggccagAACAACAAAGGGTTAAGTGGAAAGCCTTCCCTGCTTGTGTCTTGTGCTCTTTAACCTGCTCTGTGCTCTTTAGGTCTGACCCCAGCATTGAGAAGTCCCGCCTGGTGCAGAAGCACAAACAAGCGTCCCCTTTGAAGCCTGTTTAGTTTGGAAGCAGGAAAGCAGATTTGGGGATAGAATACCAGTTTTTCCTGTTTGATGTTCTGTTTGCTGTACCATAACTGCTACACATTATCTGGACCTTTCAGCTTCATGGTGCTAAAAGCAtgggggtgtgtctgtgtgtgtgtgtgtgtgtgcacatgcgcacgtgtgtgtgtgtgtgtgtgtgtgtgtgtgtgtgtgtgtgtgtgtgtgtgttcccatatGGGCCCTTTCCAGAAAATGTTTCTGAATACCCAGACAATGAGTGCCAGGCTCACCATGGAACAGCATGCTCATGCCGACTCCCCAAGCCATGAATCATTGCACTAAGGAGAGGCCTCAGACCCCAAACTCTCTCTAAGCCCCCAAGGAGTGCATATTTCCCACTTGACCTCAGGCTTTTGGCTGGAATTTTGGAAAGAATCTTCACCAGAAAATGAAGCCATGTCCCAGACACATAGACAAGCAGACAGGCGCGTGCacgctcgcgcgcgcgcgcgcgcacacacacacacacacacacacacacacgtagattCAAGGAAGTAATGTGTGCCAAGGTTATGGTTTTACGAAATACCAGGGCCCTTGCAACTCAGTGTGGCTGTCCTTCTTCCTTGTGGCTTCCCTGTACTCTGCCAGACAGGGCAGTAGAACCCTGCCTCCTTTTAGACTGCTACGGCTCAGACCCGAGTAGCTGAAGAAGAGCACCCCACTCACCTTGTGCTCCTATGTTTTCATTGATCTATACTATAAGGAATGCCAGCTCCAGATAATCCTATAAATTCCCCCTGGGAGGAAGATGGAgctcagaggaagaggcagaaaggaGCTAGAGCTCACCAAAAGTCTTAGATCCCCTCTTATACCCACAAGTATCTATCCTACCAGATTCATTGGAAAACTTGTATGGGAAGGTGGCCTCTGTTGCCTGAGAAAGGAActgggcagagagcagaggacgCAGACAGGCATAATTGCTCATTATAAACTCTGTCCCGTCAGTGATCAATGAGCTGGACGGCCTCGCCAAAGGGCAGGAGACAGACCACCGGGCTGGGGGCTATGCCCGTGTGGTGCAAGAAAAGGCCCGAAAATCCATTGAGTTCCTCGAACGGAGATTTGAGAGTCGGGACTCCTGCCTGCGGGCCTTGACCAGCCGTGGCAATGAACTTGAATCTATCGCCTTCCGAAGTGAGGACATTACTGGACAGCTGGTGAGACCCCCCAGAGAGAAGTCCATTATTAGAAATGTTCCTGAGCTGggtagtgatggcacacacctttaatcccagaactcatgggaggcagaggcaggtggatctctgtgagctcaaggctagcctgatctacagagctagttctaggacagccagggctacacagagaaaccctgtcttgtggggtgggggagaaggtgttcccaaaaggaagaagtaaaagaagCCCTTTGAACCTGGGCAGCTAAAGGGTAGCCAACATCAAGGCCCAGGAGGGGAGAGTTCCTTGCTCTTTGAATCACTGAAGACAGACTCAGCCAAGCAGAGCCAAAGCATGTCTGAATAGGACTCTAGGACATAGCCCTGGAagtacctctgcctctgcatggCGCCCCCTCCTGCCCAGTGGTGCTTTTCACACTGTCTTTCTCCAGGGTAACAACGATGACCTGATCCTCTCTTGCTGCCTGCACTACTGCAAAGACAAGGCTAAGGATTACATGCCCACCAGCAAAGGTACAGCTTGGCCTCTCCTTGAGCCATCCATCCCTCTGCCCTGATTTCTCCTACCCATCCACAGTCCCTAAGAAGAGTCTCTGCTGACTTTGGCCTGATAAGTCTATATAAGCCTATACAAGCCTGAGAGCATCTTATTCACCTTCCCAGAGGTTAGACCGACTATCAAAGCTTCCCTGGCCCTAGAGAATGTTATATGATCTAGAGCCAACTAGGAATGAGCCTCTCTAGCCCAGGAAACCCTGCTCTAGGCTGTAAGCTTTCCCACTCAGTCTGCATCTATTTCCTTTCTTGGGTGAGTTCCTTTGACAGCAAGAATGTCTTTATGATTCAGTATAGCTTGTTCAGGCCATGGTCTCCTGCGTCCAGCTTTCTGCAGCCCTGAGCAGTGGGCACACTTTTTTTCCTTTGGCCATGTTCTCCTCCCTACCCATATCAGGGTATTTCTTGAACGTCAACCTGCATCAGACCTGCAGTGGAGGTTCTCCCAAGTCAAGAATAGGCCTTTCTTCCTGATCTCTATTGCAGCGAGCTGTAGCATTTCACAGGCTAACTGGAACTGGAGGTGGGAGAGTTTTAAAGACTGAGCTTGTGTCTGAGTTTTAAACTGTTTTGGTGAGCACAATCCCATTTCTGGGTCACCCTAAAACTCTCAAGTGTCTGACCACCTCAGCCCTGAATGCCTGTACACAGGACCACAGGGCCAGTGACATGTAGGAGCTCCTGATTCCCAAGACTCTGGCATTTCTTTTTGTGGAAAGGAATCCTACCCCTTCCTAGCTCTAAGTCATGTGCTGATCTAGTAATATCAATGGGTCTCTGTGGACCTATGTAGCCTCATGACTTTCTTTGTGTGACCCTCTGCCGCCCTGTATCCATGCCCTCCGTCTTGGCTTGCTGGCCTCTCCCGGTTTCTTCCATTGCTTAGCACAGCCCTCGCGTGTGCTGGTATTTCTATACCAGGGGCAGTCAGGAGTGCAGCACATATCCTCTCCCTGAGGACCAGACCTAGAATGTTCAACTGACAAATTCGAATCCTGGCTGATGCAGACAGAGGAGCTTGTGCCCTATCCTAGAGCACAAGCTCTAAACACGTTCCTTCTAAGAGGGAAGCAAGGTTGCAAAGGTCCTGTGGAGACGTGTGCTTCCAGTACTCCTCAGCCACCAGAGCTCTGTTCTTAGCCCAGATGCATTTGAACTTGTCCTACCACCCCAGGAATTACTCCCAAACAGAATCCCACTGCCATCATGGGGACCGCCCCTATCAAAATTACATCAGCAACGGCTGGTGTAATCAAACCCCATTTGTCAGTGTGAATTCTTAGCAGATTAACTTgtcagattcacagagaaaccGTCACCAAATGTTTATGTGTAAACGatgttgaattttaaaatcatgtgGATTATGGCGGATGGGGCCTGACAAGATGACAGTCTCTGGTTTCTAACAAAGTGAAGTTACCAGTGTCAAAACAGAGGATGTTTATTGTTAAAAATGTCTCAAAGTATCCACAGAAACCCCTGCAGACCCCTGCCAGCAATGCTGGGCCTTTGTTGGCTGACCTAAGGCCTAGGACTCTTCTGGTGTGAAGCCCAGAGCAGGAATGGTGGAGTTGCAGACAGACTCAGACAACAGCTGGGAACCCCATGTAGCACCCCACACCACTaccccaccacacactcacattccAGGCCCAGGCAACAGAAGGAAGGCTCTTAGACCTCCCTTAATCACGAGGCGTGTTCTTCACCCTCTACACACAGCCCTGTCTGTCgtcctcttctccctttcctcacCACCATCAGCCCCCTGAGCCTCTCCCTCTTCATCCCCAGATTCCTCCCTAGGCTGAAAGCCAACTCTCAGCCTCCCTGCCTGGAGCTGGCAAGGCCAGCATTACTCAGGTCAGACATGGATGTTTGCAATCCCCCAGCCCGCCAACCCTAGCCATCCCCAAACACCACAGGACATTTCCTGTGCCTTTGCTTTCTGCCAGACCTCCAccaggaaatgccagggcagggctgagAGATAGACCTGCCACCCAAGCAGTCATGCCCAGGGCCTAGAGTGTCACTTGAGTGATTCCTGGGCCCCATTTTAAGTTTTCTCCTGTACATTAGTCAGACACAGGAAAAATCTGCTGTAAGAATTATCTAAAAAGATGAAGGCTATCTGTACTGGTACAGAAAAATGTtgtaagtatataaaatatgAGTAAAGAAGGGGTGGCTAATGTGATCTCAGTGTTACCGGAGGAAGCTAGCCTATGTACGTGAGTGTATTTACAAAAGTGcgtaaggaactcaagaaggcacAGAGCTACATGGAGCATGAGACAGCTGCAGGACAGTCCCCTCTGCTGCTCGTTACCCTGTGTACTGATAGATGCTCACAGATCACTCTTTTAATAGATCCTTTGACCATAGCCACAGGCCCCTTTAGCAAGCCTCTCCTGAGAGCATCCCAGAGCTAACCCCTTCCCCCACATTCGTAAGATCTGTTCCTACTTTCTATTCACCTTTGTATTTTTTAACCTTTGGATACATAAAACATTAACACACACATCCCACCTTTAGAAGGAGAGACTTTGTTAGAATGAGGGTGAGGGCAGTTAATAGGAATCTAGGGCCAGGGGTATAGTTAGGAGTCTGCTTCCTATTAGTTCTGAGTCTTTGGAAGACAGGTCTGCAGTTTGAGTactctcaggcaccaggcacaagaGTCCCGTGTGAGGAGTTCATAGCCCCAGCACAGCTCCTACCTAGCTTGACCCTCTAAGCATCAGGGGAATGGTGCTCTGAGCCTGGAAAGAACTTGCCCCTCCACAACCACATTCTCCCCAAGACAGGAGATTGTATTTGACACTTCTATCCTCAGCTGAGCCCATCTGATTTCTGTGCCAACAGAGGAGCCAATCCGCCTGTTACGGGAGGTGGTGTTGCTGACCGATGATCGGAACCTTCGTGTAAAGGCGCTGACAAGGAATGTGCCTGTGAGGGACATCCCAGCCTTCCTTACGTGGGCCCAGGTGGGCTGAGGGGACCACACTGGGGCCCACCCCCATGGAGCCATTCCTGAGAGGCCGCCAGGCGCCCAGTGTAACACGGAAGATGTCCACGTGCCTGAGCTACCAATCCACCCAGACAATAAACCATCCTCTTCCAACCTCACGCCGTGGCCGTGCTGTGGGGGAGCCGCTCCTCACAGAGCCCTCCCAAGGGTCAGGCGGAAACTGCTGGGACCCTCCTGGGCTGCCAAGATTTAGCAGGGAGGTGACTGGCTACAGTGACAACAGGTGGACAAGCCGAGTAGGCCACCAAGCTCCCACCCTTTTTCCCTCTATCTGGTCCCAGGGCTGGAGGGAGGCCTACTCACCCCGAGGACCCAGCCACTCTGTAGTGGTAAGGGGCAGAGATTCTAAAGTTTCCATTAGATGCAAGGAAACTGATCAACCCCTCAGTCTGCACAGTCTCTGTCCTGAATGTCTGAGAGGCTTCAGCTGTCAGGAAGGGTGCCCAGGTGTCTCCATCTCCCTGAGGCCCAGATGCCCTGTGGACCCACGCTGACTTCTGTCTGTAACAGCAACAGCAGCCCTCGCCCTtcaacacacacgcacgcactcacacagcacatgtgcacatgtttcTCTTCCTGTCCACATCTTGCACTTTGCCCTTGTTTTCCTTTTGGGCAGTCATGGGCCTAAGGGAAGGGCCATCTGGTCTTGGGCCCGTGCGTCCTGAGTGGCCCTCCACCAGCACATGCTCCCATCCTTGGCCTTCCTTTCACTGCAGTACCCTCTTGGGGAAATTTCCTCAGACTCTTCTTTGCTGCCTTCCTTTTCTAGTTGGCCCCTTTCATCACCCCAAACCCCCTAAACTTCCTCCCCTCAGTTCCTTGTGGGACTTCTCGTTCTGAATCTTACCCCTACCACCTGTGACAGGAACCAAATAAAGCCTTCCCAGCTGTCCTTCCTTCCCAACCCGTCACACCTCTGAGAAGTCTCCTAGCTGGGAGAGCTGAACCCCAAGGTAGAGGTGCCAGGGTGTTGAGCCCGTTTCTGGCTTTGTCATTGTACTTCTTTACCCAGAAGAGGGGACATGGGGCCCTTTAGCCTTTGAGGGTTTTggttcttttaggttttttgtttttgttttttgctgccTCTGTTTACAACCTCACTTGGAGGCTCCCGACCAGGAATGAATTCCTTCAGTCTAGCAAAGAGGTAGAGGAGGATTGAGAAGGCTGTCTCAGGCTAAGCAGGGGATCACACAACCCACCTCAGGAGGAGCAGTGCTTCACCAAGGGTGCTCTGCCCTTCTCAGGCCCAGGACAGTGCCCAGGACTCAGCTCAGAAGCTCTCTTGATTGTAAGGCGCAGGCAGGCTACTTCCTTTGAGGTCCCCTCCTCTGGCTGTGAGGGTCAttggctgggggttgggggattgGGAATGGAAGAatacctttcttctttctgtcccaCTTGGAACCCTGGTTTTGTTTCCTTAATAAATTTTTAGTTATGAAATATAATTGACCTCTGCTGGTCTATTTTTTGGGACTGGGGAGGGGCGGCTGGTTTGGGCCTGTACACCTATGTTGGGGCCTTGCCACCCACCGTGGTGCAGGGGCAGAAGAGAGCCACAGGATTATAGGGACCTTGGTTACTGCTTTATTGCTGTTTGGTTGAGTATAGAAAATGGAAGCGGCTCTGGAAGAGCCTGTGTACAGAGTAGAGAATATACAAAGGGACAGAACGGGAACCAAGGAAGGagacctctctccagcccagctaaAGTTGGGCTCAGGATAGGGGTCACCTAGGGCGCATGCAATAAATATATGGTCCGGGGACcccaggaagaggaggggacacctcggaagcagagacagatgggtCAGGGTTGTCATCCCTGGCGCCAGAGCTGCCCACCCTGGTGGTGAGGAAAGGAAGGGTTGGCCCTGGGGCTAGTGCCACTTGTGCAAAATGAGGAACTTCACATTATCAGTCCCGGGCTGGGCAGGAGCAGGGGACGGGGAGGCCCTCCGGCCGGCTcagtcccctcccctctctccaacTGTGCCCAATGCTCCGACCCCAGCAGGGAGATTCACAGTGAGAATGGGTGTGGTCGCAAGGGCCGGAGGTAGGGCTGGGAGCGTCCGTCCGAATAATGGCATCCTTCCCCCAAGAGCAGCACGGAGCCGGGGGAGAGGGCCAATGAGCCACAGGGAGAGGCAGGGTTCTCCTTTGGTCAAAGCTGATATCAAAAATATAAAtctcccttcccctatcccacccccgaCCCGGGGTTTTCCCCCACTGACTTCCCCAGGCTAAGGCACTAAACAGTGAGGCCAGGTGAGGTGTAGAAAGGTGGGGCCACCACTGCGGCGCTGCCGCTGCTACCAGTTATCCCCGGGCTGTCAGGCAGCGCCGGGCGCACCTAGGAGGGACGGCGCTCTAGGTGGGAGAGAAACGGTCGATGGTTCGGCTGTCCGGTCCTGCGGCCAAGTGCGCACCCTGGCTCAGCACCTCTGCCGCCTTGTCTGGGCTGAGTCCTAGCTCAGCAGTGAATTTAGCCAGCGGGTAGAGGCTCTCCAGCGCCACCTTGGGGTCGTGCAGGAAGTGCGTGGTCTGCGCCAGCAGCTCGGCAGCAGCTGCCTTGTCCTGCTGCTTCAGACTCAGCTGTTCAGCTGTGAGGCGGGCCACAGCAAAGACACCCTCAGGGAAGTCGAGCTTGCCCTTGCCGTCAGGGCCAGGGACGCCAGGTAGTCCCCCCAGGCCAGCCAGCGCCCCGGCCGCGCCGGCCGCGCCACCTACAGCGTGCATCTTCATATGGCTGATGAGGTTGCGCTGTTGAGCAAACTTGCCACCGCACACCTGGCACtcgtagggcttctctccagagtGGATGCGCATGTGCTCCGTGAGGCGATACTGGCGGGTGAAGCGCATGCCGCACGCGTCGCACGCAAAGGGCTTCAGGCCCAAGTGGCTGCGCATATGGCGTGTCATGGTTCCGCGTTGCGTGAACTTCTTTCCGCAGATGGTACACGGATAGGGCCTTGTCAGCCAGTGTGTCTTCTCGTGCTGCCTCAGCGTGGCCGGGTCCTTGTAGCTCTTGTCGCAGGACGCGCAGCGGTATGGCCGCAGCAGCTCTCCTAGTCCGCCCGGCGCCCCAGTGACCTTGTCCCCACCGCCACCAAAGGGGGGCCCAAGGCCGGCGGCCCCAGCAGCCACCTCAGCAGCCTCTGCCCTGCCATATAACGCCTCTTCTTCCTCTACGTGAGCCTCCACGTGTGCATTCAGCTGTTCCGAGCTGGGGAAGCCTTTGCCACATGGGATGCACACGTACAGGTTGTCACCAAAGCTCTCAGGCTCACCATAAGCCAAGTGCGGGCATGGGTAGCCCTCCAGGTGGCCGCCGGGTGGGCTGGGGTCTTCGCTGCTACCGGTCTCCTCGCTGCTGCTCTTATAGTCGTCGCCGTCTGCTCCTGTGCCTGGCCCGTCCAGGCTCCCGGGGTAGCGTGGCGGGGGTACCAGGCCCAGCGGGGGGCCCCCGGGTGAGGCGGCAGGATCCCCACCGCGCTCCTCCAGGCGCTCACCCGGGGAGCCTCGATCCCGGACCAGTTCATCGCCATAACTACCCAGGCCTGGCTCGTGCTTCATCCAGCGGTAGAGGAGGCTGGAGCCGTCGGGGCGGCCGGGGGGCTCGGGTCCCGGACTGCCACCGCTTCCTCGAAACGGGTCTGGAGTCGGTACGGCCTCCTCCAGCTTTTGGAAGGGCAAAGGCGGCAGCGGGGGCAGGGCGAGTGATGGCTCCTTGTAGACTGCGGGCCCCGCACCGGGAGGGCTATCCGGGCGTGGAGGCAGTTCGCGCTCACTAAGCGGTCGCTCGGGGACCGAGGAACCTGGCGGGCTCTTCTTGGACAGATCCAGGCCGCAAAGCGGGGAGCAGCGACGCTCCGGGGCGCAGAGTGAGGCTGCTGGGCCCGGGCCTGAAGCATATAGCTCAGCGCAGTGGGTGTTGACGGCTGCATCGGGGCCCGACGGCGGCTCGGCGGCAGGCGGCGGCGGTGGCCCGGCCGGGGACGAGTAGCAAGCCTGGATGACGGGCGTGGCAGCCCTCAAGCCCCGGCCGGGCCGCCCGTAAGGAGCgtagccgccgccgccgctgcctccTCCCCGCAGGTGGCAGTACTTGCCGTGGCGTTTGAGGCGCTTCTTGCACAGAGCCACGAGGTCAGGGATCTGCAGGTAGCTGGCAGCAGCCAGCACAGCGCCCAGGCTCGGCTCCGCGCCCGGGgccaccgctgctgctgctgcggcctCAACACTGTCAGTCAGGCGGCCGGTGTAGATGAAGTCCAGCACCAGGCGGAACACGGCCGGGCTCACCATGTCATGGTCCAGGTTTAGCAGGTTGTCATGCACCACCAGGGACTTGAGGTAGGCGCTGCTGGCCGCCAGCACGTTCTTGTGCGCGCGGAAGAGGGCATTCTGCACCACGATGATCACGTCGCACAAGAAGCCCTTGGTGCGCTGATTGTTGAgctgcagcagtagctgcctcgaATGGCCAGGCGCCTCCATCGTGTCCAGCATCGTCTGCCCAGCACACTCTCCTGCGGGAGACACACACCAGCTGGGTAAGAGCTACGCAGTGCGGTGCCCTGGCCTCTTGTACCCAACCCAGTCGGTTCCCCTCCGCTTCCCCTTCCCCTCAGCTGATCAGGGGCATGGAGCACCACGGCCTGAACAGTAGCCGAGGAGGATCAGCGGCCTCCGGGAGTGGAAGCCTAGGCCCGCCGGCCCCAGACAGAAGGTGCAGGAGGAGAAAGGCTGTGGATGGAGAGTAGGCCAGGTTAGCCTATCTGTTCCAGCCCCAGATGCTCCTGGGCACTCAGGCTGGGTCCTGGGAACTTCCAGGGAGAAATCTGTTTAGGGCGAAATGACCCTTTCGGAGACAATTACCCGATTTAAGTAAAATGTCCGCTTCAGGAAAAGTCATTCAGGGCCGAGAAGTTTGCCCAAGTGGGGAGACAAGGAGCCGAGTTAGAAGCGCCTCCCGCCTCGAAAGAAGTTGCCCCGGTTAGGGGAAGTGATAAGGAAGACGGGAGCAAGATGCCCATCGAGGCACCGCCCTGGCCCGGGGCTGTCAGGCCTTCGTTAGGGCCGGCCGGCCCGGCCCGGGGAGCGGAGACAGTGGCTGCGGTGGCGGGCAGAGCGCGAAGGCCGGGCCCCGGCGCGGGGAGGGCGTTATATCggggcaggaggctgaggcaggaagcaggtggggggga
This window encodes:
- the Hic1 gene encoding hypermethylated in cancer 1 protein isoform X2 — translated: MLDTMEAPGHSRQLLLQLNNQRTKGFLCDVIIVVQNALFRAHKNVLAASSAYLKSLVVHDNLLNLDHDMVSPAVFRLVLDFIYTGRLTDSVEAAAAAAVAPGAEPSLGAVLAAASYLQIPDLVALCKKRLKRHGKYCHLRGGGSGGGGYAPYGRPGRGLRAATPVIQACYSSPAGPPPPPAAEPPSGPDAAVNTHCAELYASGPGPAASLCAPERRCSPLCGLDLSKKSPPGSSVPERPLSERELPPRPDSPPGAGPAVYKEPSLALPPLPPLPFQKLEEAVPTPDPFRGSGGSPGPEPPGRPDGSSLLYRWMKHEPGLGSYGDELVRDRGSPGERLEERGGDPAASPGGPPLGLVPPPRYPGSLDGPGTGADGDDYKSSSEETGSSEDPSPPGGHLEGYPCPHLAYGEPESFGDNLYVCIPCGKGFPSSEQLNAHVEAHVEEEEALYGRAEAAEVAAGAAGLGPPFGGGGDKVTGAPGGLGELLRPYRCASCDKSYKDPATLRQHEKTHWLTRPYPCTICGKKFTQRGTMTRHMRSHLGLKPFACDACGMRFTRQYRLTEHMRIHSGEKPYECQVCGGKFAQQRNLISHMKMHAVGGAAGAAGALAGLGGLPGVPGPDGKGKLDFPEGVFAVARLTAEQLSLKQQDKAAAAELLAQTTHFLHDPKVALESLYPLAKFTAELGLSPDKAAEVLSQGAHLAAGPDSRTIDRFSPT
- the Hic1 gene encoding hypermethylated in cancer 1 protein isoform 2 (isoform 2 is encoded by transcript variant 2) — its product is MTFPEADILLKSGECAGQTMLDTMEAPGHSRQLLLQLNNQRTKGFLCDVIIVVQNALFRAHKNVLAASSAYLKSLVVHDNLLNLDHDMVSPAVFRLVLDFIYTGRLTDSVEAAAAAAVAPGAEPSLGAVLAAASYLQIPDLVALCKKRLKRHGKYCHLRGGGSGGGGYAPYGRPGRGLRAATPVIQACYSSPAGPPPPPAAEPPSGPDAAVNTHCAELYASGPGPAASLCAPERRCSPLCGLDLSKKSPPGSSVPERPLSERELPPRPDSPPGAGPAVYKEPSLALPPLPPLPFQKLEEAVPTPDPFRGSGGSPGPEPPGRPDGSSLLYRWMKHEPGLGSYGDELVRDRGSPGERLEERGGDPAASPGGPPLGLVPPPRYPGSLDGPGTGADGDDYKSSSEETGSSEDPSPPGGHLEGYPCPHLAYGEPESFGDNLYVCIPCGKGFPSSEQLNAHVEAHVEEEEALYGRAEAAEVAAGAAGLGPPFGGGGDKVTGAPGGLGELLRPYRCASCDKSYKDPATLRQHEKTHWLTRPYPCTICGKKFTQRGTMTRHMRSHLGLKPFACDACGMRFTRQYRLTEHMRIHSGEKPYECQVCGGKFAQQRNLISHMKMHAVGGAAGAAGALAGLGGLPGVPGPDGKGKLDFPEGVFAVARLTAEQLSLKQQDKAAAAELLAQTTHFLHDPKVALESLYPLAKFTAELGLSPDKAAEVLSQGAHLAAGPDSRTIDRFSPT
- the Hic1 gene encoding hypermethylated in cancer 1 protein isoform X1; this encodes MITRMRHHPWLKSSSFEDRTFPSPPPNWRDITYKYVLGSTQHKTPRFMGLPGPISESPGGHIWKRANLQDLLSSASASLLAQVCARGRSPAAHSPRVAARWRHGRGSVCRFGPLQIRVCGKRGGAETRPGRGEDGPARQTDRGPGGRRAAHCSHVPPWIRRQPGPGLPTCPPGECAGQTMLDTMEAPGHSRQLLLQLNNQRTKGFLCDVIIVVQNALFRAHKNVLAASSAYLKSLVVHDNLLNLDHDMVSPAVFRLVLDFIYTGRLTDSVEAAAAAAVAPGAEPSLGAVLAAASYLQIPDLVALCKKRLKRHGKYCHLRGGGSGGGGYAPYGPPPPPAAEPPSGPDAAVNTHCAELYASGPGPAASLCAPERRCSPLCGLDLSKKSPPGSSVPERPLSERELPPRPDSPPGAGPAVYKEPSLALPPLPPLPFQKLEEAVPTPDPFRGSGGSPGPEPPGRPDGSSLLYRWMKHEPGLGSYGDELVRDRGSPGERLEERGGDPAASPGGPPLGLVPPPRYPGSLDGPGTGADGDDYKSSSEETGSSEDPSPPGGHLEGYPCPHLAYGEPESFGDNLYVCIPCGKGFPSSEQLNAHVEAHVEEEEALYGRAEAAEVAAGAAGLGPPFGGGGDKVTGAPGGLGELLRPYRCASCDKSYKDPATLRQHEKTHWLTRPYPCTICGKKFTQRGTMTRHMRSHLGLKPFACDACGMRFTRQYRLTEHMRIHSGEKPYECQVCGGKFAQQRNLISHMKMHAVGGAAGAAGALAGLGGLPGVPGPDGKGKLDFPEGVFAVARLTAEQLSLKQQDKAAAAELLAQTTHFLHDPKVALESLYPLAKFTAELGLSPDKAAEVLSQGAHLAAGPDSRTIDRFSPT
- the Hic1 gene encoding hypermethylated in cancer 1 protein isoform 1 (isoform 1 is encoded by transcript variant 1); translated protein: MITRMRHHPWLKSSSFEDRTFPSPPPNWRDITYKYVLGSTQHKTPRFMGLPGPISESPGGHIWKRANLQDLLSSASASLLAQVCARGRSPAAHSPRVAARWRHGRGSVCRFGPLQIRVCGKRGGAETRPGRGEDGPARQTDRGPGGRRAAHCSHVPPWIRRQPGPGLPTCPPGECAGQTMLDTMEAPGHSRQLLLQLNNQRTKGFLCDVIIVVQNALFRAHKNVLAASSAYLKSLVVHDNLLNLDHDMVSPAVFRLVLDFIYTGRLTDSVEAAAAAAVAPGAEPSLGAVLAAASYLQIPDLVALCKKRLKRHGKYCHLRGGGSGGGGYAPYGRPGRGLRAATPVIQACYSSPAGPPPPPAAEPPSGPDAAVNTHCAELYASGPGPAASLCAPERRCSPLCGLDLSKKSPPGSSVPERPLSERELPPRPDSPPGAGPAVYKEPSLALPPLPPLPFQKLEEAVPTPDPFRGSGGSPGPEPPGRPDGSSLLYRWMKHEPGLGSYGDELVRDRGSPGERLEERGGDPAASPGGPPLGLVPPPRYPGSLDGPGTGADGDDYKSSSEETGSSEDPSPPGGHLEGYPCPHLAYGEPESFGDNLYVCIPCGKGFPSSEQLNAHVEAHVEEEEALYGRAEAAEVAAGAAGLGPPFGGGGDKVTGAPGGLGELLRPYRCASCDKSYKDPATLRQHEKTHWLTRPYPCTICGKKFTQRGTMTRHMRSHLGLKPFACDACGMRFTRQYRLTEHMRIHSGEKPYECQVCGGKFAQQRNLISHMKMHAVGGAAGAAGALAGLGGLPGVPGPDGKGKLDFPEGVFAVARLTAEQLSLKQQDKAAAAELLAQTTHFLHDPKVALESLYPLAKFTAELGLSPDKAAEVLSQGAHLAAGPDSRTIDRFSPT